Proteins from a genomic interval of Antedon mediterranea chromosome 5, ecAntMedi1.1, whole genome shotgun sequence:
- the LOC140048506 gene encoding protein FAM43A-like, with product MEVMVNVFKRKKQQFTVTPADPTYNIRYLGNVRTLLGKGEGCTENEVQKLWKKTNQGKNSAKIKLTISTTGLKLQGLNRDRKPMTQLYQINRIPFRCVDLNRKVIFCWVYRHERKHKQVELRVHAAVCSKPEQAQEIYNVVNQNCNSSFADYKREKRDQERITEQINSSITSYLPSVPLRRRLNTRSHFLPPIEKTRNAPKLDSLCEEEEELENNIDTNDSGSDTSGQDDPKLDFGIFGSLDEENKDIL from the coding sequence ATGGAAGTGATGGTGAATGTGTTCAAACGtaaaaaacaacagtttaccGTAACACCGGCTGATCCAACGTACAATATACGTTATCTTGGTAACGTACGGACATTGTTAGGAAAAGGCGAGGGCTGCACTGAGAACGAAGTACAAAAACTATGGAAGAAAACAAACCAAGGTAAGAACTCAGCGAAGATAAAATTAACAATTTCTACAACGGGATTGAAACTACAAGGGTTAAATAGAGACCGAAAACCAATGACGCAACTATACCAAATCAATAGAATACCTTTTAGATGCGTTGATTTAAACCGTAAGGTAATATTTTGTTGGGTGTATCGTCACGAACGCAAACACAAACAGGTGGAGCTACGAGTACACGCAGCTGTGTGCAGCAAACCAGAACAAGCGCAGGAGATATATAACGTTGTCAACCAAAATTGTAACTCGTCATTTGCAGATTATAAACGTGAAAAACGCGACCAAGAACGGATAACGGAACAAATCAACAGTAGCATTACGTCATACCTCCCGTCCGTACCTTTAAGACGGCGCTTAAATACGCGCTCGCATTTTTTACCACCGATTGAAAAGACTCGAAACGCCCCGAAACTTGACTCTTTATGCGAAGAGGAGGAAGAATTAGAAAATAACATTGATACTAATGACTCTGGCTCGGACACTTCAGGTCAAGATGATCCAAAACTAGATTTTGGAATCTTTGGAAGTTTAGACGAAGaaaataaagacattttatGA